The Prunus dulcis chromosome 3, ALMONDv2, whole genome shotgun sequence genome segment gtctgttactttaatttatttttatattactccatttacttaagtttacaatgtaaataagaaagtaccctccatttggattcaaataaaaatactaaaaaatcaaattcccaccaaatcaaaatatgaaaaatcggttttagtgcaaaaatacgatttaggctaaaaatgatggctcattaagtcaatatatacttcatactaaaatcccataaaatcaagttttcttatttgatgtgtaaggaataaaagccgtcaaaaattatcttgagaaaatgattattccgaaaaaccatttttcatacttagtcaatttTGCACATCTGCTAAAAAATTTATGGGTCCACCAGTGCATGTCAATGGTTATAACTATAGTTacacaaatataaaatttttgttcacAACTTTAACTCAATGTGTATCATTACCACTATTCTCAACTCTTGACACGTGTTCACGAGTATAACTATAAttacacaaatacaaaataattaattaattataattatgccaatagatatatatatcaaatgtTGAAGTCGACCTCAAACATAAGCCTTGTTACAATGGGTCATCAAAATTGCATAAATGTCTCaactcaattaaaattttattacaATGTAATATTTATAGTCTAGTTTCTTACATTGCaaagtactaaaaaaaattcttatgttgcaaatagtatttaaCGTCTGAAATATTGTTATATGTTGTAAAAGGATCACATACGACGGACGGAGTACATGcaactttttaaattaaaaaaatagcaGAAGTTCATCATATCTAACACAttggaacaaaattttatttgagctAACACATTACCTCATTAAATTTCTTCAAGTGACACTTCGGCCTAAAGTCTAGACGGCATTAGTAGAATTCtctataataataaaaaaattagtaatAATCTTGGTTTTCGTCTTTTGTATAAGTTTCCCTACATGTTTAAGAAGTTTAAGAagtttaatataaaaaaatcgaCTAAATagcataattaattaattagcattttgtaattaaattttaattgacaatgtttcaatttttttttcaaagggCCAagcttttttctgttttttaatagagttaattaattagctttttttttttttttttgggttacaaATGCTACTTGAGggattattttctttttctttttgaagttGCATGTACCAATGATTATAGAATACTACGTTAATACGGTCATATGGTACATCTTgtacacgtgttataatataagtagaTATTTATCGATACCATTTTCTAAAATGAGGAAAATAAATCATGGTGGTCATTCATGTTATAATACGTATACAAGATGTACCACGTGACCATACTGCCgtagtattttataatttcttcatattatggcaaaaaaaaattatataaaaagaacTTTCCATGTGGATGTACCAATGAAAGTTAAATTGAAGGAAGCTTCCGACTCTGGCATTGAATGAGAATAAATATTCTAACCACAAAATTTCCTACTCCTAAATCATATTTTAAGAAAAGGATAACTTAAGAGAGTTCGATCACATGTGAGTGGATAACTTCAATTGCTTGACCAACGAATTCCACATCTTTGAATCAGTTTAGGATGTTGCTGTAACATTTGAAGTAACTTTCTTGAACCCGATTTACAATTGAGAAAAGCTTATGAGAAGTTCCCCTATGCGCAGATGTGTGACTTCAACCTCAAATTCATCTGAAACTTGAGTCAAATTtctaaaagagaaaaactaggAAATTTCACCAGTGTGTTAATACATGATGTTTGTCTATGATTGCATATGAAACTTATCACGTAACGTACATGCATATAACGGTTGAAACTTTAGTCAGAttttaaaaagtgaaaaactTAAGAGAAACCGCCTATGTGTAAAAACGTGACtttcaattataaaaatatatatgaaactcACAATGCGACATGCATGCATCTAACGGTTAAAAATCGCTATGAGCAAGCGAGAAATGATGTGCttaacattttctttcaagaaaaagGAGTGTCGAGAGAGTTAAAACAGAACACCCTCTCTTAATCAGTCTGTCTGAAGGGAAAACCAAAAGcactcttcttttttctgtgtTAAAACAGAGCTACTGTAAATCTTGGTAACAGGGTCTCCCAAAATTACAGGTATGACCGCGTAGATAGGTAGAGAAAGTAGTTATACTACCGAAAGTACCCAGTACccattttagggtttttgctATTCAACAACAATGGCAGGCTTGGAGGGCAACGAACACCAGCAGCAGCTCCAATTATTCAGCGTAGGCTCGGCCGTAGAAGTGAGGAGCGACGAGGAAGGGTTCAAAGGCGCCTGGTTCAGAGCCACCATCGTCACAAGTCCCACAAACTTAGCCtcaaagaagaggaaaagggCCTTGGTGGAGTACAAGAGCTTGGTCACCGAAGATGGCTCTCAGCAGCTCAAAGAGTACGTTGATTCGGCTTACTTGAGGCCTGTGCCGCCTCCATTGGGTGACCAAAACTTTGAGGAGGGTGACGTGGTCGATGCGGATTATAAAGATGGATGGTGGACTGGAGTTGTAAAAAAGGTTCTTGACAATTCCAAGTACACAGTGGTGTTTGAATTCCCTCCAgatttgattgaatttgagAGAGAGCGTCTCAGATTGCATCAAGATTGGGATGCTGGCAAATGGGTTCGGCCCAATAAGCAGGTATGCTATCTTGGTGGTGAcctgggcttttttttttctttccctcttAAATATTGTTTCTTTCGTTTTTTCTTggtgggttttttttcttttcttttcttttcttgcgGTTAATTAGTCTCTTAATCATGAGTATTCATGCATGTAAGGAAAGCACATTACTGTGAAGTCCGAAATGGTAATTTTTTCTCTGCAACTAGTGCTACAAATGAATTACAGCTGTAGCTTTGATGGAAGTTATTCTTAGGTTTAATATATTGTTGAATCAGATACTGCATTTTGTGACTGAAATGTAATATGATATTGATGGGTTGTTGATCTGTGTACTGTGTGGAATTAGTGGGTGGTATATGTGggtttaattgattttatgaattatCTTGAAATCTGAtcttttatgaaattaaatgGCTCCATTGGATGTTTTATTACCACATGTTCTTCCTAGCGTAATAACATGTTTGAACTTATAAATGTGAAAATTAATGGATCTATTCAAATGCGATTATCCGAATGGAAAGTAACCGCATTGCTCTAGCTTCTTGCTTATTCTATTCAGTTCATTTTTAGGTTTCATAACTCGATTAACAAATAAATGCAATTACTTGGGGGTTGCATAGGCTTTGTGCATTTATGAATTTGTCCTTTTCAGCTAGAATTGAAAATATATGTTatggttaatttttttgggattCAACTGATCTGATATTTCAATGGAAAGCAAATGGAAGGGTCCATATTCAGCTCGGGATCAGATGTAGAAGTTAGGtttgacaaagaaaatttatttgatGATTGGTTCCCTGCAATTGTTCTAAAAGAAATCGAGGATAAGACCTTTCTGGTGAAGTATGAGAATTCAGATGCTAGGGTTCAGAAAGATACTGTAGATTTCCATCCTATCCCCCCTCCCCTTTCTCATTATACAAATAGAAGTTATGAGTTGCTCAAAAAGGTAGATGCTTTCTTGATATTTCTTGGCGGGCCGGTGTTTTTCCAATGTTTTAGCTGAGAGGCTGTATACCATCATTTCAAGCACAGGATTTAGGGTAAGGAACTTAGTTTCTCAGACATAAGACCCATTCTGGAATGGAAAGATGGTAAATGAGTTGGTGGATcgaagttatctatttttccgagtatgagagagagagagagagagagagaaagggggGGGGGTCGGGATTGGAGGAGGGGAGGAGAGAAAGGGTGTCTTGGAATACAGTGAggtttcatattttttgtaGCATTAGCTGCTTGCTTGAGTTGAAGTTTAGCTAGTGTCGCTTATggattatatttattttattagtaaCTAATCAGACTTCCTTCCAGGAGGTATTGGCCGCTTCAGATTCTCCACAAAATAAAGATCATGTATTGCATGCTCAAAACGATTCCAACCATGTTGAAGTGGCGACtcaacttgaaaatttggGTGCTGTAGAGGATAACCCTGAATCAAAAAATTCAGGGAAGAGTCTTTTGGAGCAGTCAAGTTATCCCCGGAGCATCAAGAGCAAAAAGATGTTAGCCCGTAATGTTACTGCTACAGACTCGGGTCCTTTAAAAAAGTTAAAGGATGACAAAGCTGCAGAGGCCACATCATCCATTACAGCCATTACAGCACGTCAGTTGAGGAAAATGCCTGACAATAAAGAAATGCTCCATGAATTAGCCACAGTGAGTAGAGGAGTTAGAGGAACAAGACGATCAAGAAAACCTGTTGTTAGCCATCAACTTCTTAAAACAGAGAGCTTGCTTGAGGAAAATAATGTTGTGAGTTGAAATGTCTTTTCTTAACGTTTATTTTCTTGTGTCAATCATGTGATGCAATGTGTCATTGATGCCACAATGTTTATTGTTTCCATGAAACCGGTCACACACACATAGCCGGTGCACACGTATTTCTTGTGCCTAAATGATTGGTTACAGTGGTTAGTAGCAGTGCTATGTCTAAAGTACGTAGTAGAAAAAATTGATCTGGAGTAAATGGTGTGTTGTCCTATTTCCCCTTCCTTGACAGGCATTGATAATCTGGTCACTACTtccttaattttgttttctgtgaCCCCGTGTATATGATCAACATATTCGTTATGTGTAGAAGACTAAGGAAGAGAGAGACGGTGAAGTGGATAGCCAATGGGTACATCCTGTAACAAGTAAAGGAAGACGTACAAAGTCTCCATTTGGAAGCCGATTGACCCAAGCAGGTAAATATGTGTACTGCATAGCCAAAagacagaaaaagaaaaaggtataTATGTTCATCAGTAGACCCTGCACTGGTTGGGTTTCTTGTTTGaaagaaattttgttctttatgcTTTTCAGGGTATATCTGTGCACTGCCTAgccaaaagagagaaaaagaaaagggtatATATGTTCGTCAATAGACCCTGCGCTGATTAGGTTTCTTATTTGAGAGACATTTGGTTCTTAATAATTTGCAGGTAAGGAAGAGTACGCAAGTGTCAATTCTGCTGGAAAAATAATTCAGAAGGAGGGGATAAGTAAGGAAGCTGAAGTGCCTCTCACTGTCAGGTCAAAAGCTAAGGAAAAGGATGGTTCACTGGCTGAAAATCCATGCCAGCTTCCTAATGATCCTGCACAAGAAAAGAGCATGGTAGGCAATATGCTAAAAAAAGGGACCCATAACCAGAGGagtaataaataattttaaattaaactGCTTAGTGGGTTCTCCCAGTCCCAGAGAGAGCTAGAACTATGCTGTTCTctaaggaaagaaaaaaaatggaattcGTTTGGATCATTTGAGAAGTGATTAGCCATGTCACTTCTTGTAGGCAAAGTAGATTGTTGTTTGGGTGTTAGTCGTCCTGAGCCAGAATTTGATTTCAAATCGCAAATTactaaagagaaaaatatataaatcatgtaaaataaaaaacgaaaGAAGTGTAAAGTttctatttaattatttatctaTTCTATGGACTAGGCCCTTTTATTCAAGTATGTCGAAAAGTAGGAACATGAAACATTAGGGATTTAAGCTATCAACAATGACAACATTGGATATTATCTAAAATAAGCTATTAACACTCAGGTTATGTCAGCTGAACTTGGCAGTGATTCAATTTTCGCTAACCTGCTCCGTAGCCTGGTTCTTTTTCCAGACATGGTATAATCATGGAGTGAGAGGTCCACagtaaaaattatattttatgtacttatgtttgtttttctacTCAATGCTTTTGCCTATGGATGTTTATCTGTATTTGAGCAGGAGTTTAAGCAGCAACCAGCTGGCGGAAGTACTCATAAAAGAAAGAGGGGCAGACCTCGAAAATTAGTGGTTGTAGGCCCCCAAGCTTCAGAGGGAGGTAAAAGGCCTTCAAAGTAAAATCAtcttttgatattttagatTCAGTAAAAGTACATTTTAAGCCCTCTAGTTTGCTAAGTTTTAGATTGAACAATCTCAATGGTGCACTTCTCAAGGTATTTCAGTTTGGTCCCTTTAGTTCTAATTGGAACAATGTGAACTatctaattttcttatttgtgtcaatttggtCCCTCTAGTTACCGTTTGACTGTTAATTGACATTGTTCAAATTGAAGCTATTAGCAACCTATAGGGGGTAACACGTGTACTTTGGCCAACTtatctcaaaagaaaagatcTGTTACTTTGGGcaatgaattttttgttaaacatCTATGCTTTTGGATTGTAGTCAAGGGGCAGAATGGATTGGGAAAAGTTGCCGATGGAAATGTTGCAGAAGATCAGACGCTTGAGGAAGTTGCTTTGCATGTGCTCAGAGGGATGGACTCTACAGGTTTGAGATTGTGCAACttggtttaatttttcagCCTATCAGTGAGGAACTCTTAACTTTATCAGTGATTATAACAAAGCAGCACAATTAGACTGTTCCCGAGGATAAACTGAGAATGTTGTAAAAGTGGTGGGTACACAACATGAGAAGCATTCATAGAAGAGAGGAAGGACATGAAGCAAACAATACTTCTGAAAAGTTATGGGAAACacgaaaatttgaaaagaattaACTATTTTCACCATTTGCACACAATTAGATTGTTCCAAAAGGTGGTCTAGCTAAACACTTCCTGTCTAACAACTCttctcaaagaaaaaaaattagagtcAAAGGGAGTATTTCTTAGCTTTCGATTGACCTTATGTTTTCTGGAACTCGAATCATATCTGGAATTTTTGTAGATTCACAAGATGCTTCTAGAAGAAAAACAGCTGAGTTTCCTGGAACAAGGTGCATGACAAATGAACCTGCAAGGACCTGTGTTGGAGCAGATGATGATGACAGACCTCTATCCATGTGGTTTGGAGGGATGCAGCATCCTGCAAGCGCGGGTGAATCAAGTAAGCTACTTcctatattaatttttttccctgtGGAAGTAGTTAATTTGACTGtatctgttttctttataGGATCATCCCCTGATGGGAATGTTAGAGAACCAGTTGAGGTAGCAAGGAGGGAATCTCTTGCAGTTGATGCAGTCAGTGGCAGTGGGCAAGATGAGAAAGGAGGCTTGCCTTTTGTTAAAAGCTCTCCTGTGTGGAAGGCAATTGAAACATTAGAAGTATTCAGAATGATACCACAAAGTCCGCACTTCCGTCCTTTGGGTCAATGCAAAGAAGAATATCGTGAGGGATCAGCAATTGGCAATATGATAACCTTTTCCAGACTGGCGGAGAAAATATCCAGGCTGCACTTTGATGAGCCCAAAGATGTTTTCAATAGCATTTTAGAGAGTCTTCTTGACCTGGAAAAGTATGGATTTAATGTAACAGTTCTACGTGAGCGCGTGAATCTTTTATTGTCTGTTAAAGAGAGGCAAGGGCAGTTTCAGGTCGAGTCAAAAGATGCTGAAAGTAAGATCAGGGAGCATTCTCATGAAAAGATAAAGCTTGTAGAAGAGGCCGACTGTATTGCGAAGAAAATAATTGAGTTAGAGGAGAAACATGCATCAGTGAAGTTACAAGTGGGGGCGAAAGATCTTGAGATTGCTAGATTGCAAAAGCTTGTGGATGCCATGAGTGAAACCATTCAGAGTGCTCGGTCGGATTTTGAAAAGCTAGCTTCAGCTCCCTTGAAATAGGCCTTTGTTTAACACCCCTGAAGGGTGGCGCACAGCGTATAATGAAAGTTGTAACAATTTGTTCTTCTTAGTAGGGATGTCAAATCTTAGGCATCAGTTTGGTGTTCCTAGtactaattttcaatttttagtaGCTAGTCTTCACTACTTGATTGTTTCCTGAACTCTGTTGGTTTTCTTCCTTCTGcactttgattttcatttgtcattgtcaaatattttcttgGGAGTCTGGGAGGATAAGAGCAAATTTGCCCAATCATATCATTAGCCTgttaacaaaatagaaatataaaagttcttttcctttcttcttctcagaCCAAATAAAACACTCCTTTTGTATATCTCTTTTCTGGGAGTCCACTAAAGGCTCATGGAGCTCATTAATTCGACTTTATAGCTTAAGGTATTTTATGATCTTGCTCAAGCATTGGAATTATGGTACTTAGAGATGCAGTTTTCATTTACTGTCATTTGATTGAGGCTTATGCACAACTATTTCGAACTCTCGTGTAATCgctatgtaaattttctttctttatttgatgGCCGTAGCAATTCCATTAGTGAAGGGGCAATAGAGAATGTACAACGAGATGAAGAACATGGCCCCAAAAAGACGCTGAAATTTtcctaataatttaatttagctCGTTAATTATAATGCTAATAACAGCATTTAACTGGGACTAGAAAATTTCCCAGGAAGATAACCTTTGTGCTATTAGGTATCAAATATGTTGATAATTAttcataaatttaaagttgacCTATATATTACGAGAACTAAGAACGAAATCGCCTAAAATTATTCATTAGGCTAGGGATTAACAACGTCCCTGAGGGGACCGAGTTGACGGGGGAAATTACCATTCCGAATTATTAGTCAAGAAGCCATACGGATTAATATGCGGTAATCTTGAAGTTGATAGTATTTGTGATTAAGAATCATGAATGATTTCTTTGATTGTTTTTGCATAATTATACACAAGCAtacagaagagaaaatgattCGGTTTGTTAGTTGTCACGtcataaatttcatttcaaatttgaagacATATAAAAACAAGCTCCAAATATTAAAAGCACGCACCTAACCAAGTCAAAATCTTGGCAGTGCCATGAATGCGTGCTGTCCAATATCTTATCTCACGTCTTCTAAGTTTAATTGACAGAATTAATTCCCCAACCAAATGAAAGTATAGCAACGTTGGGTTGTGGTTCAGAAAGTACACCAAGACATGCTGCTCTTCTGGTTCACTTGGTAGTTGGTACCGGTGGGAAGAGCTTTTTCTACTTTTGTTCCACTTTCGTTTGGTGCCCAAATAAattcttctccctctcttctAACACATTTTCATAACTCTTcgtatttctttcttcttttaagaCTATTGACATTTTACTCTTGCCATATCGAAGTGAACCCTAAGattttaatttcatcaatttggtACCCAACGTTTTtaaatttgaccaaattacacCATCCATCAACTTCACTGctaaattttctgttaaattgatGACATGGTAAGTGTGGTACCCATTTTGACGGTGAtgtgtgaaaaaaacaaaaacaaaaacaaaaacacaatacaaaaaaaattctcggTGAGATGGACAAACACCCAAATAGGCTGCCTAACCCACACTTGCTATCATGTGTGGCATGCTTGGCCTGAAATATAATTTGGAGTAAATTCTTCAAAACTTATCgttcttttttttaactttcttttttcaataaacttccaagttggagaagaaaagaaaattctcatatattttctttggtaCTTTTTTATTGAGAACTTGTGTTTATACCATATCTCACCAAGCAACTCTAGGCAAGGcaaagagtcccacattggaataTTACAAGATGTGTAGACTCCCCCTCATCTATAAAAGGAGACCACTCTCCACTAAGAGAGGGATGATTGGGTTGCACTTGATCTTTAGTCAAGGACTTCTCCCTTCTCACCTTTTGTATTTGGATCCGACCCcatgtacaaatgtaaatacacattaataatgagaatatacttctccgtggacgtagcccattcattaagggtgaaccacgtatatcttgttTTCTGTATGtttatcactaagttgggctcAAAAGTGCCGAACCATTTTTGAGCGTCAACAACTTGTATTTATAAGACTTCATCAATCGTTAGTTAATAAGATAACCTAAGCCAGCAAGAGTTTAaaagtaaatatatattaggtatATTAAGttgtaataaaatatgaatatggtaaTCTCATGCAGTGCAAAGCCCCACATTTAAATCGaagggaattttttttgagaGAGAACGAGGGAGACAACTAAAGAGATTAATCAATCAAAGGAAtcaaaaaggagaaaatgtTGTTGtgatgtggtggtggtggtgcatTGTATTTGTACGCAGAAAAATTTGTCATGTGAAACATCTTAATGTTGAGGATTGGTATTATTCAATTTTGCATTCCGAGAAGGTTTTAACGAGATCGTCTCTTAGCATGTTAGTTTCTGACTATGTATTATTTCCTTATGCGATTAAtgaagagtgctgctattttcacTCACATGTCCTATTTTTTCACCcatcttattttaaaaaatttaaagacaaatttatccCTTTGTAAAATTGattctaaaaccctaaaaataaaacaaattttaaaaagaaaataaattttttcctttaacTCTCCGTATTCTTTCCATCTTCCTGACCTCAACAAATCCAGCGAGCATCTACGCATCCCAATTCTTtgaaaagttttaaaaaaaaaaagatcaaatcaaattctcaaCTCCACCTTTAATATTGTGTCAGGGTTGATGGGTGTTGATAATAAAGGCGAAATTATCCTTAAATTTTATTccattttaaagattttttagTCTGATTAACCCACATACGGGTCCTTATTCCATATAACATCACTTCAATTAAAAATCCATTGTAGTCTTGTTGGTTGTAtgttgttgtggtggtggtgtcgCGGTCGTGAAGCCACCAGTAATGCTAAGGGGTTGATGAGAATATTAATATGGTAGGGTAAGGTCGTGATGTTGAAAAcacatgaagaagatgaagaatgttttttttttttttttggggttaaaatttttatgtttttaacttGGAGTTGATGGTGTTtggttgaattaataattaaagggtattttaggaataattgTCACATCACTGGATCGGCtctgccgtagcacgatattgtccgctttgggcccccctctctgcccgaacggttttgtttctgggaactcacgagcaatttctaagtgggtcacccatcctgggattgctctggccccccaactcgcttaacttcggagttcccatgactccgaagccagtgagctcccaaaaggccttgtgctagatggatgcgggtgtgcacatataaggcacatcaccccctctccgttggttgatgtgggatcttacaatccatcccccttaagggcccgacgttctcgtcggcacactcgcactactcggcagagtggctctgataccaaattgtcacatccatggatcggctccgccgtagcacgatattgccCGCTTTAGGCCCCCCTCTTTGCcggcacggttttgtttctgggaactcacaaCCAATTTCCCAGTGGGTCATCCATCATGGAATTGCTCTgacccccaactcgcttaacttcggagttcccatgactccgaagccagtgagctcccaaaaggcctcgcgctagatggatgcgggtgtgcacatataaggcacatcacctcatttccgttggttgatgtgggatcttacaataatggtgggtggaaaagtaggattttatttttttcaaatttacatagtGGGTGAGAAGATAAAATGGATGGGAAAATAGGACAAGTTGGTGAAAATAACAGCACTCTTAATGAAATACCAtcttttctaaaataaaaataaaaatggaacaATCATGTTTGATCAGAACCATTAATCCCAAGTATTATAAACATATCAAACTCATAAAGTTATAATTGAAGACAAGAAAACATGTTTCAActttgcaaaagaaaattgctATGCATATACAAAtaagagtttttctatttaaaccccacacttttctttgttcattccaatacttaaatcattaagctattaagttttattattatataaaaggacaaaaaaggtcatccaacttaatatttaaccctagtacatctatacacacacTCTACTActtttcatattaagtttcagaaaaatacaaatcttTTGAGGTTGAATTTCTCTATAAAGCAAATAAAGAGCGGAAAGTAAATAAAGatcttcatattttatttttctatctCTGTAATGAAAATCTTTAGGGGGTTGAATTTTTCCATAAAGCAAATAAAGAGAGGAAAgtttggaacttggaagaGTACATAAAGAAATAGCAATAAAACTGAAAGTCTGAAACCCCAAAAACACCACACTGTGTTTTTAACTTGTAAAAAAATCAGTGTTCTTtagtttgtttgccaaattgaagatgaaattGGACTCTGTGTGTAAAAGTACGGCTTACTCATGAATGAAAGAGGATATGAGTCTTGTTCTAGTTTCTTTGCCTCCCAACTCAACTACTTAAaacatattatttttctatctATGTAATAAAATCATAGCTCTAGCTAGTGGTGAGGGGAAAAATAGCGGGGTGTGAGTGTGaggttgatgagtttttatttttatttttattttctactgGGTGTGTATTTAGAGGTTGTTTGGGAAGGTATTggaattttcttaaaaattgtGAACATTTAAATTAGAAGTTGAAGTAAACTTAAAATATGGGGTGACTAAAGAAAAGTGCTTGCttggtttaaatagaaaaactctacAAATAATCCTGTAAGCAACTGAAAGCCAAAATAAAGTAGATGTGATTTTGACCAATTGCAAGTTCAATTTTGACCACTGAGTATCTGTCAAGAAAATGACAGTTTTCCCACTACTTAATTAAGGTGCATTATGAGTCTTTGTTTTCAC includes the following:
- the LOC117621225 gene encoding DUF724 domain-containing protein 3-like isoform X2 yields the protein MAGLEGNEHQQQLQLFSVGSAVEVRSDEEGFKGAWFRATIVTSPTNLASKKRKRALVEYKSLVTEDGSQQLKEYVDSAYLRPVPPPLGDQNFEEGDVVDADYKDGWWTGVVKKVLDNSKYTVVFEFPPDLIEFERERLRLHQDWDAGKWVRPNKQEVLAASDSPQNKDHVLHAQNDSNHVEVATQLENLGAVEDNPESKNSGKSLLEQSSYPRSIKSKKMLARNVTATDSGPLKKLKDDKAAEATSSITAITARQLRKMPDNKEMLHELATVSRGVRGTRRSRKPVVSHQLLKTESLLEENNVTKEERDGEVDSQWVHPVTSKGRRTKSPFGSRLTQAGYICALPSQKREKEKGKEEYASVNSAGKIIQKEGISKEAEVPLTVRSKAKEKDGSLAENPCQLPNDPAQEKSMVMSAELGSDSIFANLLRSLVLFPDMEFKQQPAGGSTHKRKRGRPRKLVVVGPQASEGVKGQNGLGKVADGNVAEDQTLEEVALHVLRGMDSTDSQDASRRKTAEFPGTRCMTNEPARTCVGADDDDRPLSMWFGGMQHPASAGESRSSPDGNVREPVEVARRESLAVDAVSGSGQDEKGGLPFVKSSPVWKAIETLEVFRMIPQSPHFRPLGQCKEEYREGSAIGNMITFSRLAEKISRLHFDEPKDVFNSILESLLDLEKYGFNVTVLRERVNLLLSVKERQGQFQVESKDAESKIREHSHEKIKLVEEADCIAKKIIELEEKHASVKLQVGAKDLEIARLQKLVDAMSETIQSARSDFEKLASAPLK
- the LOC117621225 gene encoding DUF724 domain-containing protein 3-like isoform X3, with amino-acid sequence MAGLEGNEHQQQLQLFSVGSAVEVRSDEEGFKGAWFRATIVTSPTNLASKKRKRALVEYKSLVTEDGSQQLKEYVDSAYLRPVPPPLGDQNFEEGDVVDADYKDGWWTGVVKKVLDNSKYTVVFEFPPDLIEFERERLRLHQDWDAGKWVRPNKQEVLAASDSPQNKDHVLHAQNDSNHVEVATQLENLGAVEDNPESKNSGKSLLEQSSYPRSIKSKKMLARNVTATDSGPLKKLKDDKAAEATSSITAITARQLRKMPDNKEMLHELATVSRGVRGTRRSRKPVVSHQLLKTESLLEENNVKTKEERDGEVDSQWVHPVTSKGRRTKSPFGSRLTQAGKEEYASVNSAGKIIQKEGISKEAEVPLTVRSKAKEKDGSLAENPCQLPNDPAQEKSMVMSAELGSDSIFANLLRSLVLFPDMEFKQQPAGGSTHKRKRGRPRKLVVVGPQASEGVKGQNGLGKVADGNVAEDQTLEEVALHVLRGMDSTDSQDASRRKTAEFPGTRCMTNEPARTCVGADDDDRPLSMWFGGMQHPASAGESRSSPDGNVREPVEVARRESLAVDAVSGSGQDEKGGLPFVKSSPVWKAIETLEVFRMIPQSPHFRPLGQCKEEYREGSAIGNMITFSRLAEKISRLHFDEPKDVFNSILESLLDLEKYGFNVTVLRERVNLLLSVKERQGQFQVESKDAESKIREHSHEKIKLVEEADCIAKKIIELEEKHASVKLQVGAKDLEIARLQKLVDAMSETIQSARSDFEKLASAPLK